The DNA sequence GGCTGGCTGTGCTGGCCCTGGGCTGTGATGGTGGCCCTCCGTCCGCGCAAGCGACCCGGTCACCGCAGGCGATCGAGGCCGCGCCCGCTCAGCCCCGTCCCACCGACGCGGAGCTGGCCGTGCCTCCGAGTGGCGCGCCCCTCCAGGCGGTCCCCGTCCACTACGCGGTGGATCCCTCGAACTCAGCGCAGCGCTCGGTCTCCGTGGGTCGCGAGACAGCGGGCACGACGAAGCCCGAGAGCGCTGTGCCCGGCCGCGTGCGCAGAGCCCTGCCGTAACCCCCACCCACGACGATTCCGGAGACTGTCATGACGAATCGCAAGCTCATGTTCGTGGGTGCATTGCTGTTGGGCCTGGGGAGTGCACAGGAGGCGCGTGCCTGGGTGCAGTTCTGCAACGGGACCAACGTCACCCTCTGGACCGCCTACTCCTGGTACGCGCCGGGATGCCTGGTCGAGGATGGCTCGACCTGGGAGAAGCAGGGGTGGTGGAGCCTGACGCCCGGACAATGCAAGGTCGTCTACGGCGCGCCCATCGTGAACCGCTACTCGTACTACTACGCGGAAGGGGGCGGCATGGCCTGGGCGGGCCCCTACTTCACGTGCACGCCGTACACCGCCTTCGACTGGTGCGACAACACCTGCAGCACGGA is a window from the Myxococcaceae bacterium JPH2 genome containing:
- a CDS encoding DUF1036 domain-containing protein, which codes for MTNRKLMFVGALLLGLGSAQEARAWVQFCNGTNVTLWTAYSWYAPGCLVEDGSTWEKQGWWSLTPGQCKVVYGAPIVNRYSYYYAEGGGMAWAGPYFTCTPYTAFDWCDNTCSTDSRNLGYRQLDTDSYSNYTLTLTP